A DNA window from Arachis duranensis cultivar V14167 chromosome 3, aradu.V14167.gnm2.J7QH, whole genome shotgun sequence contains the following coding sequences:
- the LOC107479926 gene encoding uncharacterized protein LOC107479926, with amino-acid sequence MRRAANNNGRAVNNTMDTINAAASAIAASAQNRASQPTQQKKKWGSLLNIAGCFGYHRNRKRIGHAVLAPETAPSRADPTAPAAVISTQVPTITLPFVAPPSSPASFFQSEPPSTAQSPVGIVSLKSVSASMYSPGGPASIFAIGPYAHETQLVSPPVFSASSTAPFTPPPESVHLTTPSSPEVPFAQLLDPQYRNGETYQRIQISHYDFQSYQFQPGSPVGQLISPRSAISASGTSSPFPDTEFPAGGSHILDLQAADPSKLLNLEKFSAHENRKSKESSGSITPDAARSTTQGNFLPNHWVSEIKMSPHPSNNGLSEISLSHRVSFELSAQKGMRCVENKLPSPSSSAWTKVLSKLKYEAAATVDKEESCRETRHVDDQKVAAAETPNDAAKQTNLGAEDAVVDEKDESLTLSSGKEFKFTNADGADSHGPNIVADWWANEKVAGKEGGASKDWSFFPMIQHSVS; translated from the exons ATGAGAAGAGCTGCAAATAATAATGGTAGAGCAGTCAACAACACTATGGATACTATAAACGCTGCTGCCTCTGCCATCGCAGCTTCTGCCCAAAATCGCGCTTCTCAACCAACTCAACAG AAGAAAAAATGGGGAAGCTTGTTGAACATAGCTGGGTGCTTTGGATATCACAGGAATCGAAAGCGTATCGGGCACGCAGTCCTTGCTCCAGAAACAGCACCTTCTCGTGCAGATCCTACTGCACCTGCTGCCGTTATCTCAACACAAGTTCCTACCATAACACTTCCCTTTGTGGCACCTCCCTCTTCACCTGCCTCTTTCTTTCAATCAGAACCGCCTTCAACCGCGCAATCTCCGGTTGGTATTGTATCCCTCAAGTCTGTGTCTGCCAGTATGTACTCTCCTGGTGGCCCTGCTTCAATCTTTGCAATCGGCCCTTACGCGCACGAAACGCAATTGGTTTCGCCGCCTGTTTTCTCGGCATCATCCACTGCTCCTTTCACTCCACCTCCTGAGTCTGTCCACTTGACCACGCCGTCTTCGCCTGAGGTGCCCTTTGCTCAGCTACTTGACCCACAATATAGGAATGGAGAGACCTATCAAAGGATCCAAATATCTCACTATGATTTCCAATCCTATCAGTTTCAACCAGGTAGCCCGGTTGGTCAACTCATATCACCTAGGTCCGCCATCTCAGCTTCTGGAACCTCGTCGCCGTTTCCAGACACCGAGTTTCCTGCTGGTGGCTCCCATATACTTGACTTGCAAGCAGCAGACCCTTCCAAGCTTCTTAACTTGGAGAAATTTTCCGCTCATGAGAACCGCAAGTCAAAAGAAAGTTCTGGGTCTATAACACCTGATGCTGCAAGGTCCACAACTCAAGGAAATTTTCTTCCAAATCATTGGGTTTCTGAGATCAAAATGTCTCCACATCCGAGCAATAATGGCTTGAGTGAGATCAGTTTAAGCCATAGGGTATCATTTGAATTATCTGCCCAAAAAGGAATGAGATGTGTGGAAAACAAACTgccatcaccatcatcatcagcaTGGACTAAGGTACTGTCAAAATTGAAATATGAAGCAGCAGCAACGGTAGACAAAGAAGAAAGTTGTAGAGAAACTAGGCATGTTGATGACCAAAAGGTAGCAGCAGCTGAAACTCCAAATGATGCAGCCAAACAAACCAATTTGGGTGCAGAGGATGCAGTAGTTGATGAGAAGGATGAGTCCTTAACCCTTTCTTCTGGCAAGGAATTCAAATTCACCAATGCAGATGGTGCAGATTCTCATGGCCCCAATATAGTTGCTGATTGGTGGGCTAATGAGAAAGTTGCAGGCAAGGAAGGAGGGGCCTCCAAGGACTGGTCTTTTTTCCCAATGATTCAACACAGTGTGAGCTAA